A single region of the Vicia villosa cultivar HV-30 ecotype Madison, WI linkage group LG4, Vvil1.0, whole genome shotgun sequence genome encodes:
- the LOC131600435 gene encoding protein NRT1/ PTR FAMILY 1.2-like has product MEYTNLDATNEKLIQNEVSSSSSSSSQPRKGGFRTMPFIIVNECFEKVASYGIMPNMILYLINDYNMAIPKATNVLYTWSATSNILSIFGAFLSDSYLGRFNVIFIGSLSSLLGLTILWLTAMIPALKPSGLSSSVVQVFDSATSSQLAVLFVSLGLISIGAGCVRPCSIAFGADQLAVKENSDNGRILDSYFNWYYTSIAVSTIIALSVIAYIQENLGWKIGFGVPAVLMLISAFSFVVGSPFYVKVRPSESLLTNFIRVVVVAAKNRKLSLPDHGCDRYCQGRDSDLMVPTDSLRFLNKACVIRNPERDLNRDGSISNPWNLCTIEQVESLKSLLRVIPMWSTGIFMMATQSSFSTLQATTMNRRLFGKVNFPAGSFNLIMIFTLSIVIPSYDRIAVPLLAKYAGRPRGFSCKVRIGIGMLFVCAAKAIASIVETMRRNAAIEQGFEDQPNAIINMSALWLVPEFVLLGLGEAFTPVGQIEFFYTYFPKSMSSFAMAIFTLELAAADVVSSAIVNIVDKVTSIGGNESWLSTNINRGHLNYYYALLAFLGMINYLYYLVICWAYGPEHGEKLEASEDKKDDKFDNTELYTS; this is encoded by the exons ATGGAGTACACTAACCTTGATGCCACAAATGAGAAACTCATACAAAATGAAgtctcttcatcatcttcttcttcttctcaacccAGAAAAGGTGGTTTCAGAACCATGCCCTTCATCATAG TGAATGAGTGTTTTGAGAAAGTGGCAAGTTATGGAATAATGCCCAACATGATATTATACCTGATAAATGATTATAACATGGCTATTCCTAAAGCTACTAATGTTCTTTATACTTGGTCTGCTACGTCTAATATCTTGTCCATTTTTGGTGCTTTTCTCTCTGATTCTTACTTGGGTCGCTTCAATGTCATCTTCATTGGTTCCCTCTCAAGCCTTCTT GGTTTAACCATTTTGTGGTTAACTGCAATGATCCCGGCGCTGAAACCTTCTGGTTTATCATCATCAGTTGTTCAAGTCTTCGATTCCGCTACATCATCTCAACTAGcggttttgtttgtttctttagGATTGATTTCGATCGGAGCTGGCTGTGTTAGACCTTGTTCTATAGCCTTTGGAGCAGATCAACTGGCTGTAAAGGAAAATTCTGATAATGGTAGGATCTTGGATAGTTACTTTAATTGGTATTATACGTCGATTGCAGTTTCAACCATTATCGCGTTGAGCGTGATAGCTTACATTCAAGAAAACTTAGGGTGGAAAATTGGGTTTGGAGTACCTGCAGTGCTGATGTTGATATCGGCTTTCAGTTTTGTTGTTGGTTCGCCGTTTTATGTCAAAGTGAGGCCGAGTGAGAGCTTACTCACTAATTTTATAAGGGTAGTTGTTGTGGCTGCAAAGAACAGGAAGCTTAGTCTTCCTGATCATGGCTGTGATCGGTACTGTCAAGGCCGTGATTCGGATCTGATGGTTCCTACGGATAGCCTGAG GTTTTTGAACAAAGCTTGTGTAATAAGAAATCCTGAGAGAGACCTAAATCGAGATGGATCAATTTCGAATCCGTGGAACTTATGCACAATAGAACAGGTGGAGTCACTGAAATCTTTGCTCAGAGTCATTCCTATGTGGTCGACAGGAATCTTTATGATGGCGACTCAGAGTTCGTTTTCCACTCTTCAAGCCACAACAATGAACCGAAGATTATTCGGCAAAGTCAATTTTCCAGCAGGATCGTTCAATCTTATCATGATATTCACCTTATCAATAGTCATTCCTTCGTACGACCGCATAGCAGTACCTCTACTAGCAAAATACGCAGGCCGGCCTAGAGGATTCAGTTGTAAAGTCCGCATTGGGATAGGAATGCTGTTTGTATGTGCAGCTAAAGCAATTGCATCTATCGTCGAAACCATGAGACGAAATGCAGCCATTGAACAAGGGTTTGAAGACCAACCAAACGCTATAATCAACATGTCGGCTTTATGGCTTGTTCCCGAGTTTGTTTTGCTTGGATTAGGCGAGGCTTTCACACCAGTTGGACAAATTGAGTTTTTCTACACTTATTTTCCTAAGAGTATGTCTAGTTTCGCAATGGCCATATTCACATTGGAACTAGCTGCTGCCGATGTAGTTTCAAGTGCGATTGTGAACATTGTGGACAAGGTCACTAGTATCGGAGGAAATGAGAGCTGGTTATCGACTAACATCAACAGAGGCCATTTGAATTACTATTACGCGTTACTCGCTTTCTTAGGTATGATCAACTACCTCTATTATCTTGTTATTTGTTGGGCTTATGGACCCGAACACGGAGAAAAACTTGAAGCTTCAGAAGACAAAAAGGACGATAAATTTGATAACACGGAGTTGTATACATCATAA
- the LOC131600436 gene encoding gamma-glutamylcyclotransferase 2-1-like, with amino-acid sequence MVFWVFGYGSLVWNPGFEYDEKVIGFIKDYRRVFDLACIDHRGTPENPARTCMLEPKEGAICWGAALCVRGGPKKERMVMEYLERRECEYDQKTLVSFYKEGDSSKPALTGVVLFISSKENKYYLGPAPIEDMSRQIATAYGPCGNNRDYVFLLEKAMYNIGHEDDMVIELANEVRKVVAVLDKKKLVGREQLATLISSNSSISKTRYSDIAKNRSTISQRSRKNFFLKQLNVISFIHTWFGWF; translated from the exons ATGGTGTTTTGGGTATTTGGCTATGGTTCATTGGTGTGGAATCCAGGTTTTGAATATGATGAGAAAGTTATTGGTTTTATTAAAGATTATCGACGTGTTTTTGATTTAG CATGTATTGATCATCGAGGAACACCTGAAAATCCTGCAAGAACCTGCATGTTAGAGCCTAAAGAAGGAGCAATTTGC tGGGGTGCTGCATTATGTGTTCGTGGAGGTCCTAAAAAGGAAAGAATGGTTATGGAG TATTTGGAGCGGCGAGAATGTGAATATGATCAAAAGACTCTTGTAAGCTTCTACAAG GAAGGAGATTCATCAAAACCTGCTCTCACTGGAGTAGTACT ATTCATATCCAGTAAAGAAAACAAGTACTACTTAGGACCAGCTCCGATAGAAGACATGTCTAG GCAAATAGCTACTGCTTATGGCCCTTGTGGAAACAATAGAGACTATGTTTTCCTTCTAGAAAAGGCCATGTATAATATCG GTCATGAAGATGACATGGTGATAGAACTGGCTAATGAAGTGAGGAAGGTAGTTGCAGTTCTGGACAAGAAAAAGCTGGTTGGAAGAGAACAACTTGCAACTCTTATCTCATCCAACTCTTCGATTTCCAAAACCCGTTATTCGGATATTGCGAAAAACAGAAGTACTATTAGCCAAAGATCACGCAAAAATTTTTTTCTTAAGCAATTGAATGTCATTTCATTCATTCACACATGGTTTGGATGGTTTTAA